The genomic stretch ATTATATTTTAGCTCTACTCACCATCAAGTTCAAGGCATATGTGCTGGAGGCTCATGCCCTTAAACAGCACTCCGTCCTTCTCTCCATACAGGACCACACGTCCTACCCGGCCAATGAGGGCAGGGTCCCGTGCAATTCGGGCGCAGCTCTGCGTCACACTGTACTCTGACAACAGAAAACCTTCCAGGCGTTTGGAGGCTGCTCCTATGGGCTTCTCTCCTTCATCTAGcaggaggagctgtgtgagaatGGCCACCTGCCTCCGGGAGTTTGGTGCAGTCAGAAACGTGGGGTTCTTCAGGCCACTGGAGCGTGCCAACCCTCGCAAAAGATCAGTGCCTCGCAGTGGTGTGGCAGGAGAGTGGTAAGGACGAGAAAAAACATAGGGACTCTGAGGGTCCACCCCAACATCTGAAGAGGTTTTCAGGAGCAGGTCAAGGCAGGCTTCTGAATGAGGCGGGAGAATAAGTGTCTGCACTCGCCCGCGCTTCCCTAGGACGGCCACACGGGGCCGATGGCACAGGACCCGTCGCTCAAAAGGTGAAAGGGAGCCCTCTAGTGGAGACACGGAGGAGTTGGATGAGTTGGAATTAGAGGATGCAGGTGTGTCTCGGTTTTGATAGTCACTAACGGTAAGTTTGGCCACTTCACACTCCCGATGACGGTTGTAGAGAATCAGCAGTGCCAGACTGCAGTGACACAGCAGCCGCCATGATTCGGCTGAGCCActgcagcgagagagagagacaaaggacGAGTGCTGCTGTCGTCTGAGATACAGAACCAGTGTTGAGAGAGATGAGAGGAGGGGTGGCATCTGAGAATGGTGAGGACTACAGAagtcaagagagagagagagagagagtgagagagagaacagaattaACACATCTTTAATATGGAAAAATGGTGTCAGTGAAAAACACTGTTAGTGCTTCTGCAGGTACAGCATTAAGCCCAATttaaacactagggctgaatctcaaatatcttccCCTACACTCTGTAGTAGACAATGTAGTGATACAGTAGAAttgcttttaaaaatcattaaagtgcactatttagagaGTAAGTTTCACGCTGAGACCTCTGTGTTTAtcctttgttcaacatttttattcatccatgaagcccacaccatgtctgaggaaatatGTCACTAtaaatgtgctgctgtctgcgtctctgtgtgtggaggagaggggTTTATGTTTCTGTACTTTGGTTCTGCATAAACAATGTCAGTCCGAGTTCTAACCAATCACGTCGTTGCATTCTGCTTCGATGCGAGAGGTGCGCATCAGGCTACACCGCACCTCTGCATCATTTTTGGGGAGGTGCGTATCAAGCTACACTGTAGGCTATGGAGTATAAATTGGGCTCAACAGTGAACTACTTGGATTGAACTTTGTTAAAAACTGTGCAAAAAATACCTTTCCAAATCACCATTCTTCTCTTCTCCACTGTCATTATCTTTCATTTCACTCAGGGCCagctcttcttcttcctcctcgtcctcctcttcttcctcttcctcctctctgtctcgTCCTGGAGTGGGTGGAGCCTCTTCCTTcgctctctccatctcctcctttGCCCTCTCAAGCACTTCTTttgctctctccatctcttccttctctctcttcagCTCCTCCTGCTTCCTCTGCTgctcctccttctcttttttGGGTCGGCGGCCCCTCTTGGCTGGAGGAGCAACGACAGTGGGGGGGGATACAGGGGATGTTTTAAGTGTTGCTGTGGTAGTAGTTGCTGTGGACTTTTTGGGAGGAGGTGGTGTGGAGAGGGAGGCAGGGGGCTTTTTGGAGGCTTTGGATGTGCTAGAGGAAGTGGATGATGGTGTCGGGGATAGGGAAAGAGAAAAGGACACTGCTCCAGAGTTGGTGGCCGACTGAGTTTCTCGGGAAAACAGCGAGGGTCCTGGTGCGGAGGTGGTGGAAGAGGAGGATGTTGAGGGCTGtagaggagaagaaaatgagCCGGAGTTGGTTGAGCGTGTGTTGGGAGCTGAGTGCGTGGAATGTGCGCGCATGTGCGCCAGTTCCATAGCGGCGCGGATTTCCGGCTGCTGATCATGATATTTTTCCAGATGCCGTGCCAAGGAACGGAAATTTCTCCCACAA from Hoplias malabaricus isolate fHopMal1 chromosome 2, fHopMal1.hap1, whole genome shotgun sequence encodes the following:
- the LOC136686831 gene encoding uncharacterized protein, whose amino-acid sequence is MAENVRSLFDYREPPTLDSDGEGTKPNTSRGRMCGRKRKGTPVKVCDRAAYVTEDEEESLSEHSYSPGDGQYPDGAEDRLPPPGSPFYLADPTQLCVSELGEEGASGVRGPVLFHPPPNCRIREVHCGSQVRLVVIAIRDIAKGEEITVDYSLTDWGENAMGFHRPVSPRGFECGFNPDSNIKKEEEAGPLPLSLTVSDYLTPSWSLSPSSSPLSHSEPSDSDREEDEEEEEEDDDEDEEEEEEDMEELRGRMLRRRKKRKTTSGSKKKSPRAQPRPLSFARPTTSSSSSFQAPLAPPTTNINNNININIGRGASGTVSRRQQCPYCGRNFRSLARHLEKYHDQQPEIRAAMELAHMRAHSTHSAPNTRSTNSGSFSSPLQPSTSSSSTTSAPGPSLFSRETQSATNSGAVSFSLSLSPTPSSTSSSTSKASKKPPASLSTPPPPKKSTATTTTATLKTSPVSPPTVVAPPAKRGRRPKKEKEEQQRKQEELKREKEEMERAKEVLERAKEEMERAKEEAPPTPGRDREEEEEEEEDEEEEEELALSEMKDNDSGEEKNGDLESPHHSQMPPLLSSLSTLVLYLRRQQHSSFVSLSRCSGSAESWRLLCHCSLALLILYNRHRECEVAKLTVSDYQNRDTPASSNSNSSNSSVSPLEGSLSPFERRVLCHRPRVAVLGKRGRVQTLILPPHSEACLDLLLKTSSDVGVDPQSPYVFSRPYHSPATPLRGTDLLRGLARSSGLKNPTFLTAPNSRRQVAILTQLLLLDEGEKPIGAASKRLEGFLLSEYSVTQSCARIARDPALIGRVGRVVLYGEKDGVLFKGMSLQHICLELDVMSGNSAESLSEESDGDAGKGKEKLNGGKKAGVNGRRSRPKKSFSPQLTSNNPSPSGAAHKRRSSQIKSGKRGVLKRPWTEAERIAVETHLKRNIMELRVPAKADCERCLQHCPLLVTNQRDWRAIKFYCHNRIQLLKKQGRREGNSSVC